The Synechocystis sp. PCC 6714 genome includes the window GAAAATGCCGAAGAATTGTGGAATTTGATGCAAAATCCGAAAACCCACACCTACATGTGTGGTCTCAAAGGTATGGAACCCGGCATTGACGAGGCGTTCGTTAACCTCGCTGAACAGCGGGGTACCAATTGGGCTGACTTCCAGCGGCAAATGAAAAAAGAACACCGTTGGCACGTGGAAACCTACTAAGGTCCCTTGGCAGAATATCAATTTGTCTGAATCTCAAGGGGGGTTTGCCGTTGGCGAGCTCCTTTTGTTTTGCACAACCACGGTTAACCCAGGGGAATAGCTGGGGTTGTTCCCAAGCAAAACTTAGTCAAGGCTAGGGAAACACCGTCTTCTTCCACGTCCCCGGTTACCCAATCCGCTCTTGCTTGCACTTCCGGAGGGGCATTCCCCATGGCCACCCCTACCCCAGCATATTGCAACATTTCTAGGTCGTTAAAGTTATCACCGATCGCCAGAATTTCTTTGGGGCTGATGCCTAATACTTCTTCGGCTAGGTGTTGGACAGCCAGGCCTTTGGTGGCTTCGGCGTGGGTGACTTCAAAATAAATTTCGGTGGATTGGGTGAAATGAACGTTTTGCCCCTGGAGTTTTTGCCCCAGTTCCGTCATCAGTTGGGCCATCAGAGGAGCATTGCGGCTAATAGCTAACATTTTAGTGGTGCTCCCCAGGTTAATAATAGTACTTAAATCCCCACTGGCTTGGGCAATGGCCCCGGATCTGTCCATGTAAATGTGGGTTTCTGGAGTGATCTGCCGTACATGGAGTTGATCGTCGTGGTAGCAATGGACTTCTAAATGGGGGGCTAAGGCCGGTTGCTCAAAGTGGGACAAAATCCCTAGGGCGATCGCCTTGGGCAGGGGTTTTTCCCGCAATACTAAGCCGGTGTGGGGATGCTTGGTCAAGGCACCGTTATAGCTAATCAAAGGCAGTGTAGACTGGATTGCTCGATGGAAACGCAGGGCGGAGCTAAACATTCTACCGGTGGCCAGGGCCACCTGTATGCCTTGGCTTTGCACCCGTTGGATAGTTTCCACCACAGCGGGATTAATTTGGTTGGATTTACCGGCGATCGTGCCATCAATGTCCAACACCACTAACTTAATTGACACCGTTAAACTCCCTGACTGCTAGTTAACTTCAGAAATATTGTGCTGGAAAGCCTAACCATTTTGGCAACAATGCCGGACATTGGCGCATCGGGACAAAGCGGCTATGCTGAGAAAACAAATATTACCGGTCTGAACGGTGGAAGTTCAGCTCAAGCTCGGCACATTACCCTGGTCGAGCCCGTTAGTTCCATTGTTGTTCCCGGTGGATAGGACTGTAATCAAACCGAAAGTAAATCTGGAGAGACATTGGGGTGGCAACAACCAAAACACAACGGAATATTTGGGTTTATGTGGGTATTGGGGCGATGGTCAGCGCCCTAGTGTTATTTTCCCTCGTGCCCCTAGTAATGGCCCTCTGGCAACCCCGACCCCCCGTCGATGGAGTGGTTAACGGTGCCACTTCCCTGGAAAGTCAAGCCTTGGGCTATCAGCTAGTACTGGAAAGGGAGCCGGATAATGTCAATGCTCTCCAGGGCCTATTGGAAATTCGTCTGCAACAAAAAAATCTCCCGGCGGCGATCGCCCCTTTGGAAAGGTTGGGGCAAATCCAGGCAGATCAAGTGCAATACCGTATCCTTTTGGCCCAGCTGAAAGCCCAACTGGAAGACAATAATGGAGCGGCCCGGGTGTATCGGGAAATTTTGAATCAGTTTCCCTACAACATCCAAGCTTTGCAAGGTTTGAGTGGTCTGTACGCAGAACAGGAACGGCCAGCCGAAGCGGTGGCCATTGTGCAAAATGCCATCACCCAGGCCATTAAAAGCCAAACTACCGTTCCCGGTGCCGTGCCTCCAGAGCAAATTACTTCTCTACAATTACTACTGGGGGAAATTTACCTTAGTCAAAACCGCCCCGACCAGGCGATCGCCATTTACGAAGCGGCCAGTAAGGTAAATAGCAACGATTTCCGTCCTGTGTTAGCCCAAGCCCAGGTAATGGCGCAAACGGGCAAATTGAAAGAAGCAGATCCCTTTTTCCAACAGGCGATTATGCTCGCTCCAGTGCAATATAAAGATTCGATTAAAAATATTGCTCTCCAGGTCACCAACCAAGCTTTAGCCAACCAGAATAATAACCCTAATACTGCTAGCTCCCCCCCACCGGCACCGATTCTCAAAGCGGATTGACCTATCCTAAATGTTCTGAAACACGGGGTTTCAAATCTTGTTTTTTAATAAAAACAAAGCCGTTTTTAGTGTCAATCAATGCCGATCGGGTCTACGTCAATATCCAAATAAACGGAACTGGGACAAAGTTGTTTTAGCTTATCCAGCGGCACAATGAGCTGATTGTGGCCAGGACATTTAAGTAGCAACTGCCAGCGGTATCTTTGGGCAATGCGGAGAATACTAGCCGGGGCTGGCCCCAAAATTTCCACCGTTTCCGGCAAAATTTTCCCACATAAAACGGCGATCGCCTGGATCGTTTTTTCCACCTCCCTTTCATTGGAACCCAGACAGCGGAGCAAAATTAACTTGCCATAGGGGGGATAATTTAACATTTCCCGTTGGGGCAACTCCTGGGCAATAAAACCATGGTAATTGTGGCTTTTAACGGCTTGGATCACAGGATGGCGGGGGGTATAGGTTTGAATAATCACCTGACCCGGCTCATCTCCCCGGCCGGCCCGGCCACTCACCTGGGCTAGGGTTTGAAAACCCCTTTCAGCGGAACGGTAATCGGCAAAATTAAGCAAGCTATCGGCGGCAACAACCCCAACTAAAGTTACCTGGGCTAGGTCTAGCCCTTTGGTCAGCATTTGCGTCCCCACCAGTAAATCTGCTTCCCCCCGTTTGAATTGATCCAACAAAGCTCGATGGGCTCCTTTGCGACGGGTGGTGTCACTGTCAAAGCGAATCCAACGCAGATCGGGAAATTCCGCGGTTAAAGCCTCGGTCACTTTTTGGGTGCCGCTGCCAAAAAATTTCAGATAGGGGGAAGAACATTCCGGGCACACTTTGGGCTGGGTTTCAGCATGGTTACAGTAATGGCACCGCAGTAAGGGTTGATTATCCCCTTGGACGTAATGATAGGAAAGAGACACGTCACAGTTGGGACATTCCAACACGTAACCGCAACTGCGACAGGAGACAAAAGTGCTATGGCCCCGCCGGTTAATGAATAAAATGCCCTGCTGTTGTTTAGCTTTGAGTTCCCCCAGGGCTGTTTGCAAAGCCCGGCTAAAAATGGAGCGATTGCCCTGTTTTAAGTCCGCCCGCATATCGACGATTTGTACGGGAGGCAGAGGTCGGGATTGTACCCGTTCCGGTAATTCTAGGTAATGCCGTTGGGGATGTTTTTTTTGCTCGGCAATGCCCTGCCAGCTTTCCAAAGAAGGGGTGGCGGAACCGAGGATGAGGGGAC containing:
- a CDS encoding Cof-type HAD-IIB family hydrolase, coding for MSIKLVVLDIDGTIAGKSNQINPAVVETIQRVQSQGIQVALATGRMFSSALRFHRAIQSTLPLISYNGALTKHPHTGLVLREKPLPKAIALGILSHFEQPALAPHLEVHCYHDDQLHVRQITPETHIYMDRSGAIAQASGDLSTIINLGSTTKMLAISRNAPLMAQLMTELGQKLQGQNVHFTQSTEIYFEVTHAEATKGLAVQHLAEEVLGISPKEILAIGDNFNDLEMLQYAGVGVAMGNAPPEVQARADWVTGDVEEDGVSLALTKFCLGTTPAIPLG
- a CDS encoding lipopolysaccharide assembly protein LapB, with the translated sequence MATTKTQRNIWVYVGIGAMVSALVLFSLVPLVMALWQPRPPVDGVVNGATSLESQALGYQLVLEREPDNVNALQGLLEIRLQQKNLPAAIAPLERLGQIQADQVQYRILLAQLKAQLEDNNGAARVYREILNQFPYNIQALQGLSGLYAEQERPAEAVAIVQNAITQAIKSQTTVPGAVPPEQITSLQLLLGEIYLSQNRPDQAIAIYEAASKVNSNDFRPVLAQAQVMAQTGKLKEADPFFQQAIMLAPVQYKDSIKNIALQVTNQALANQNNNPNTASSPPPAPILKAD